Proteins found in one Polyangiaceae bacterium genomic segment:
- a CDS encoding APC family permease gives MTRAQPLSFGALLALGVNGIVGVGIFFAPREVAALAPGTTGLWAYALTALLLVPIAGVYASLGSRFAEDGGPYVWAREAFGGSAGFLVGWIAAVSALFSTSAVMAGLATHAGPLVGASAPVARAAFGVFLCFVLAAIAFTGLRPSSWVWSTLTLLKLAPLVALVLAFFSAGEPAAAASEAAVVSLPRAMLVVLFALQGFEIVVVPAGNAPRSGSGVAAATVLALLGAALLYVALHAACLSVPNLAQSAAPLVDAAARHGGRGLSRTVSVATNVSALGIAFGMFAMTPRYLAALGTDAGLGAWLGRESQRQVPTRALAITLGVVAMLVVGPRLEQLFVLSSVAVVLQYSVSAAALVRLALTRTRGLGPRHLVLAGLSLAPVVLAATAASPRELLVAFGALLLGGVVWGIRRFFGSRTR, from the coding sequence ATGACCCGCGCTCAGCCGCTGTCCTTCGGCGCGCTGTTGGCGCTGGGGGTAAACGGAATCGTGGGCGTGGGCATCTTCTTCGCGCCGCGCGAAGTGGCTGCCTTGGCGCCGGGCACGACGGGACTCTGGGCTTACGCGCTCACTGCGCTGCTGCTCGTTCCCATCGCGGGGGTCTATGCCAGCCTCGGCAGTCGCTTCGCCGAGGACGGCGGCCCCTACGTGTGGGCGCGTGAAGCCTTCGGCGGCTCCGCAGGCTTCCTCGTCGGCTGGATTGCGGCCGTCAGTGCGCTGTTCAGCACCTCTGCAGTGATGGCTGGCCTCGCCACCCATGCAGGCCCCCTGGTCGGCGCGAGTGCACCGGTCGCTCGCGCGGCTTTCGGCGTGTTCCTGTGCTTCGTCCTTGCGGCGATCGCCTTCACTGGACTCAGGCCGAGTTCCTGGGTGTGGTCGACCCTGACGCTGCTGAAGCTCGCGCCCCTGGTAGCTTTGGTGCTGGCGTTTTTCTCGGCCGGAGAGCCCGCTGCCGCAGCGAGCGAAGCGGCGGTGGTCAGTCTGCCGCGCGCCATGTTGGTCGTGCTGTTCGCGCTCCAGGGTTTCGAGATCGTCGTGGTTCCTGCGGGCAATGCTCCTCGCAGCGGAAGCGGCGTGGCGGCGGCGACCGTGCTCGCGCTTTTGGGTGCGGCGCTGCTCTACGTCGCGCTGCACGCCGCGTGTCTGTCGGTCCCGAATCTCGCGCAGAGCGCCGCGCCCCTCGTCGACGCTGCAGCGCGGCACGGGGGGCGCGGTCTGAGCCGGACAGTCTCCGTCGCGACCAACGTGTCGGCCCTCGGGATAGCCTTCGGGATGTTCGCCATGACGCCACGCTATCTTGCGGCCTTGGGCACCGACGCCGGTCTCGGTGCTTGGCTCGGTCGGGAAAGCCAGCGCCAGGTGCCGACGCGAGCGCTCGCTATCACCCTGGGCGTGGTGGCGATGCTGGTGGTGGGCCCGCGCTTGGAACAGCTCTTCGTACTTTCCAGCGTTGCCGTGGTGCTGCAGTACTCAGTCAGCGCTGCGGCCCTCGTTCGCCTCGCACTGACGCGCACACGCGGGCTCGGACCTCGCCACCTGGTGCTCGCGGGCCTGTCCCTGGCTCCCGTGGTGCTGGCCGCGACAGCCGCGAGCCCTCGTGAGCTTCTGGTGGCGTTTGGCGCGCTGCTCTTGGGCGGCGTGGTCTGGGGGATCCGCCGGTTTTTCGGGTCTCGCACGCGCTGA
- a CDS encoding GNAT family N-acetyltransferase, whose product MIEPVARADVGELVALVRGVLAEFGLSFGEGAMTDVELLDLPGSYRDRGGELWVARDAGGGLVGCAGLFPVAPATFELRKMYLLPGARGLGLGRALLNTALAWARARRAQRIVLDTTERMARAIAFYEASGFTRDDGEVRGARCSRGYVLRL is encoded by the coding sequence ATGATTGAGCCCGTCGCGCGAGCGGATGTGGGCGAGTTGGTCGCGCTCGTGCGTGGCGTGCTCGCGGAGTTCGGGCTCAGCTTTGGCGAGGGGGCGATGACCGACGTCGAACTACTCGATCTCCCAGGCTCCTATCGTGATCGCGGCGGCGAGCTTTGGGTGGCGCGAGATGCGGGCGGTGGGCTGGTCGGCTGCGCGGGCTTGTTCCCCGTAGCACCCGCAACTTTCGAACTGCGCAAGATGTACCTGCTGCCTGGCGCGCGCGGGCTCGGGCTCGGCCGCGCGCTCTTGAACACCGCCCTAGCCTGGGCGAGGGCTCGGCGCGCCCAGCGCATCGTGCTCGACACCACCGAGCGGATGGCGCGCGCCATCGCCTTCTACGAGGCCAGCGGATTCACTCGCGACGATGGCGAAGTCCGCGGCGCGCGCTGTTCGCGAGGATACGTGTTGCGCCTCTGA
- a CDS encoding MerR family transcriptional regulator, protein MSAPVSAKPRPSQPPDAPEAGAAEAAAEVEYTIDQLAAASAVPSRTIRYYRSAGALAAPRMRGRVAYYGPGHLERLQLIAELQDRGLTIKAICDLVRRIDKGELDLGEWLGLGAQLGEPWASDGPRVVTEDELYELTGKRQPGLLAELRRLRLVERKGDAVLIPSPGVLHAAIRLEKAGVDLETAVEGLGILEKHARRSARDLAKYFFKRAAAGFDRGASTAELAQAFGTLRPVSQDALQLFFAREMERELRERVESGKAADISRRKPGARGGKG, encoded by the coding sequence ATGAGTGCGCCAGTCAGCGCCAAACCGCGACCGTCCCAGCCCCCCGACGCGCCGGAAGCGGGCGCCGCCGAAGCCGCGGCCGAAGTCGAGTACACCATCGACCAACTCGCCGCGGCGAGCGCAGTGCCGAGCCGTACGATTCGCTACTACCGCTCGGCGGGCGCCCTGGCCGCGCCGCGCATGCGCGGACGCGTTGCCTACTACGGGCCGGGCCATCTGGAGCGGTTGCAACTCATCGCCGAGCTGCAAGATCGCGGGCTGACGATCAAGGCCATTTGCGATCTCGTGCGCCGCATCGACAAGGGGGAACTCGATCTCGGAGAGTGGCTGGGCCTTGGCGCGCAGCTGGGCGAGCCCTGGGCCAGCGATGGACCTCGCGTCGTGACCGAAGACGAGCTCTACGAGCTGACGGGCAAGCGGCAGCCGGGGCTATTGGCAGAACTACGACGCCTGAGACTCGTTGAGCGCAAAGGCGACGCGGTGTTGATCCCGAGTCCCGGGGTGTTGCACGCCGCGATTCGTCTCGAGAAAGCGGGAGTCGATCTGGAGACGGCCGTGGAGGGGCTCGGCATTCTCGAGAAGCACGCGCGCCGCAGCGCGCGCGATCTTGCCAAGTACTTTTTCAAGCGTGCCGCAGCAGGTTTCGACCGCGGCGCCAGCACTGCCGAGCTAGCCCAAGCCTTCGGCACTTTGCGCCCGGTGAGCCAGGACGCCCTTCAGCTCTTCTTCGCCAGAGAGATGGAGCGCGAGCTGAGGGAGCGCGTCGAGTCCGGCAAAGCCGCGGACATTTCCCGGCGCAAACCGGGGGCTCGGGGAGGAAAGGGATGA
- a CDS encoding energy transducer TonB — protein MAPRRNVDPGALVASVGLHALLLGLGALWVARSLQSTTPTPANSVAIDIDTVQLPTGVDLPPMRTGTLLGRDTPRDAKQAKVPPGGGERVPRPDSTRAGHGGSDEAAEPALNLADQNDGLTLDRDPFNSPVRSQVQRLETSNLRRSLDDRRATPNPMELDFVATGPGRVAERRPVSRYNPGSGELSGTRVAMRGGELGGPDGPPGGLESLPGASQLGESQERTAAGLTGSVRGAGVARSASVMLARPSVPRARAAVPAPARGQAQDTVDSRQEVASAVRSLIHASGPGALRRATGPGGTDGDGAPASGGRQGPGSTSAAAGYGPGRARDGSGDPRLTGYFRNIERKVEPHWRDAFPDWAIAQGRGGLATLRITLSPGGDVMAVSVHRSSGISEFDENVMRAVRRAGPFGPLPSVYARRPLTLHMAFDAVNPAIGRDGPGPGTRRSPSP, from the coding sequence ATGGCTCCGCGCCGCAACGTCGATCCAGGTGCACTGGTTGCTTCCGTGGGTCTGCATGCGTTGCTCTTGGGGCTAGGCGCGCTATGGGTCGCACGCAGTCTGCAATCGACCACGCCTACGCCGGCGAACTCGGTGGCGATCGACATCGACACCGTGCAGTTGCCCACGGGCGTGGACCTGCCGCCGATGCGAACGGGAACGCTGCTGGGGCGCGATACCCCGCGGGACGCGAAGCAGGCCAAGGTTCCACCGGGTGGGGGAGAGCGAGTGCCGCGTCCCGACTCGACGCGTGCGGGCCACGGTGGCAGCGACGAGGCGGCCGAGCCCGCCCTCAACTTGGCGGATCAGAATGATGGTCTGACGTTGGATCGCGATCCCTTCAACAGCCCCGTACGCAGTCAGGTGCAGCGGTTGGAGACGTCCAATCTGCGCCGTAGCCTCGACGATCGGCGCGCGACCCCGAACCCGATGGAGCTGGACTTCGTCGCCACGGGACCAGGTCGTGTTGCCGAGCGCCGTCCCGTCAGTCGCTACAATCCAGGAAGCGGTGAACTCAGCGGCACGCGCGTTGCCATGCGCGGCGGCGAACTCGGTGGACCCGACGGACCGCCAGGGGGGCTGGAGTCATTGCCTGGCGCGTCTCAGCTCGGCGAAAGCCAAGAGCGCACGGCGGCGGGGCTTACTGGCAGCGTGCGCGGCGCCGGTGTCGCACGTAGCGCATCCGTGATGCTGGCGCGGCCAAGCGTGCCGCGCGCGCGCGCAGCCGTCCCCGCTCCAGCCCGGGGTCAAGCCCAAGACACCGTGGACAGTCGCCAAGAAGTCGCAAGCGCCGTGCGCTCGTTGATTCACGCTTCGGGACCCGGTGCGCTACGACGTGCGACAGGGCCCGGAGGTACCGACGGTGACGGCGCGCCGGCCAGCGGTGGACGCCAGGGCCCGGGCTCGACCTCTGCCGCCGCGGGGTATGGCCCCGGGCGCGCGCGCGATGGCAGTGGTGACCCACGACTCACGGGGTACTTCCGCAACATCGAACGCAAGGTGGAGCCACACTGGCGCGACGCCTTTCCAGACTGGGCCATCGCTCAAGGCCGAGGCGGACTCGCCACTCTGCGCATCACCTTGTCTCCCGGCGGCGACGTCATGGCGGTTTCCGTGCATCGCAGCAGTGGCATCAGCGAGTTCGACGAGAACGTCATGCGCGCCGTACGTCGAGCCGGCCCCTTTGGCCCGCTGCCCTCGGTCTACGCACGGCGCCCGCTCACTCTCCACATGGCCTTCGACGCCGTCAATCCCGCCATCGGCCGCGACGGACCGGGGCCTGGCACCCGTCGATCGCCTTCCCCTTGA
- a CDS encoding cyclopropane-fatty-acyl-phospholipid synthase family protein — MAQLTDHVVFNDKKLERKYANKRMPMALLYEAYFDGDIDIPGDIYAFLEERGRLVKNTLTREHFRWALTNFVPEALIHSKSQDERIVREHYDRGDDFFEWFLGERMVYTCAFFENANQSLELAQDNKMNLVCQKLQLDPGQKLLDIGCGWGTLTRHAARYYGVDATGVTISENQTAFGNRRIKDWGLQDHARILCKDYRDIPKQKFDKIVSLEMVEHVGVKNLLSFYEQVRELLTDDGLFLLQWTGLRRGMRPEDMIWIMFMGKYIFPGADASLCPSPMLKAMEKAGWETHSVENVSTHYAWTIRRWHDNWLSNKEHVLKAYGERWFRIWHFFLAWSSIIARQGNAACFQVVLNKNLDSYDRTRWIERKAAILGDRLNPLVTPTPPERPTNGSRAYS; from the coding sequence ATGGCGCAACTGACCGATCACGTCGTGTTCAACGACAAGAAGCTCGAACGCAAGTACGCGAACAAACGCATGCCCATGGCACTGCTCTACGAGGCGTACTTCGATGGTGACATCGACATTCCAGGCGACATCTACGCGTTCCTGGAGGAGCGTGGGCGACTGGTGAAGAACACCTTGACCCGTGAGCACTTCCGCTGGGCATTGACGAACTTCGTGCCCGAGGCGCTGATCCACAGCAAGAGCCAGGACGAGCGGATCGTGCGCGAGCACTACGATCGCGGAGACGACTTCTTCGAGTGGTTCTTGGGTGAGCGCATGGTCTATACCTGCGCGTTCTTCGAGAACGCCAACCAGAGCCTGGAACTGGCCCAGGACAACAAGATGAACTTGGTTTGCCAGAAGCTCCAGTTGGATCCCGGGCAGAAGTTGCTCGATATCGGCTGCGGCTGGGGAACGCTCACCCGGCACGCCGCGCGCTACTACGGTGTCGACGCGACGGGCGTCACGATTTCGGAAAACCAGACCGCGTTTGGCAATCGCCGAATCAAGGACTGGGGGCTCCAAGACCACGCGCGCATCCTGTGTAAAGACTACCGCGACATCCCCAAGCAGAAGTTCGACAAGATCGTCAGCTTGGAGATGGTCGAGCACGTGGGCGTGAAGAACCTGCTGTCCTTCTACGAGCAGGTGCGCGAGCTGCTCACCGACGACGGCTTGTTCCTGCTGCAGTGGACGGGGCTCCGTCGCGGCATGCGGCCCGAGGACATGATTTGGATCATGTTCATGGGCAAGTACATCTTCCCCGGTGCGGACGCGAGCCTGTGCCCCTCGCCGATGCTCAAGGCGATGGAGAAGGCCGGCTGGGAGACCCACAGCGTGGAGAACGTGAGCACGCACTACGCCTGGACGATCCGCCGCTGGCACGACAACTGGCTCAGCAACAAGGAGCACGTGCTGAAGGCCTACGGCGAGCGCTGGTTCCGCATCTGGCACTTCTTCTTGGCCTGGTCGTCGATCATCGCTCGCCAGGGCAATGCCGCTTGCTTCCAGGTGGTGTTGAACAAGAACCTGGACAGCTACGACCGCACTCGCTGGATCGAGCGCAAGGCGGCGATTCTGGGTGACCGGCTGAACCCCCTGGTGACCCCGACGCCGCCCGAGCGGCCCACGAACGGCTCACGCGCCTACAGTTGA
- a CDS encoding hemolysin III family protein, with the protein MTTEARELAAVPSLQSAAAGERAPSLGEEIANSVSHGVGLLGAVAVAPLIVMAAGPHGIAARVGAVVFSVTMVLVYATSTLYHALRRGRAKRVVRVLDHAAIFLLIAGTYTPFTLGVLSGAWGWTLLGLVWALAVAGVCLKAIGRLRYPRLETASYLAMGWVVLIAIRPLWLAMQPWGLFWLVAGGVAYTTGVFFYAATRVRYAHLVWHLLVIGGTACHVVAVVRYSV; encoded by the coding sequence ATGACGACCGAAGCGCGCGAGCTGGCGGCCGTTCCCTCGCTCCAATCCGCGGCGGCGGGCGAGCGTGCGCCCAGTCTCGGCGAAGAGATCGCCAACAGTGTCAGCCACGGCGTCGGGCTGCTCGGCGCGGTCGCAGTGGCGCCGCTGATCGTCATGGCGGCGGGTCCCCACGGCATTGCGGCCCGCGTGGGCGCGGTCGTGTTCTCGGTGACCATGGTGCTCGTGTACGCGACGTCGACGCTCTATCACGCGCTGCGCAGGGGCCGTGCCAAGCGCGTTGTGCGCGTCTTGGATCACGCTGCGATCTTTCTCTTGATCGCGGGCACCTACACGCCGTTCACCCTCGGCGTCCTTTCGGGAGCGTGGGGCTGGACGTTGCTCGGGTTGGTGTGGGCGCTGGCAGTAGCTGGAGTGTGCCTGAAAGCGATTGGGCGCTTGCGCTACCCGCGTCTCGAGACGGCGAGCTATCTGGCCATGGGCTGGGTCGTGCTGATCGCGATTCGGCCACTGTGGCTGGCCATGCAACCTTGGGGGCTGTTCTGGCTCGTCGCGGGTGGCGTTGCGTACACGACGGGAGTCTTCTTCTACGCCGCGACGCGCGTGCGCTACGCGCACCTGGTCTGGCACCTGCTGGTCATCGGCGGCACGGCCTGCCACGTCGTTGCGGTCGTGAGGTACTCGGTCTGA